One stretch of Lysobacter sp. TY2-98 DNA includes these proteins:
- a CDS encoding low temperature requirement protein A — translation MKDLKYFDAHRRATWLELFFDLIFVVALTDVSELLSEAHERHITAQQFLHFVLMFLPLWWIWAGHTIYANRFDTDSRQHRLSTLLIMFLLIVISAQVSAGVQDHYALAVACYCGARLIIAGMYFASKRKHHDRGGIATTVGTVFAVGAAISLCSVLLEPPWSYLIFYAGIVFDMAALVLLNRRLHVVPAHTPHLIERVGLLTIIMLGESVIGISAALAGIAWDRSNVIAAVSGFVMVSAIWWIYYDSFHLLEHRKLATGHSILYSHFFLFIGLAILASLIRHAILDDLDPRDFRELAAAGTVLFFLGKQYGYYMEVPELRPYLLTNTAAVFALTAVVLVLPLGLDSMLVGLTATMICYVLLNLRYRHLVGGGQAPA, via the coding sequence ATGAAGGACCTCAAATATTTCGATGCGCACCGGCGGGCGACCTGGCTGGAGCTGTTCTTCGACCTGATCTTCGTCGTCGCCCTGACCGATGTCAGCGAACTCCTGAGCGAAGCGCACGAACGCCACATCACGGCGCAGCAGTTCCTGCACTTCGTGCTGATGTTCCTGCCGCTTTGGTGGATCTGGGCGGGCCACACGATCTACGCCAACCGCTTCGACACCGACAGCCGCCAGCACCGCCTGTCGACACTGCTGATCATGTTCCTGCTGATCGTGATCTCCGCGCAGGTGTCGGCCGGCGTCCAAGACCATTACGCGCTGGCCGTGGCCTGCTACTGCGGGGCGCGGCTGATCATCGCCGGGATGTATTTCGCTTCCAAGCGCAAGCACCACGACCGGGGTGGCATCGCAACAACGGTGGGCACCGTGTTCGCGGTCGGCGCCGCGATCAGCCTTTGCTCGGTCCTGCTGGAGCCGCCGTGGAGCTACCTGATCTTCTATGCCGGGATCGTGTTCGACATGGCGGCCCTGGTGCTGCTGAACCGGCGGCTGCACGTCGTGCCGGCGCACACGCCGCACCTGATCGAGCGGGTCGGCCTGCTGACCATCATCATGCTGGGCGAATCGGTGATTGGTATCTCCGCGGCGCTGGCGGGCATCGCCTGGGATCGCTCCAACGTCATCGCCGCGGTCAGCGGCTTCGTCATGGTGTCGGCCATCTGGTGGATCTACTACGACAGCTTCCACCTGCTGGAACACCGCAAGCTGGCGACCGGGCACTCGATCCTCTATTCGCACTTCTTCCTGTTCATCGGCCTGGCGATCCTGGCCTCGCTGATCCGGCACGCGATCCTGGACGACCTCGACCCGCGCGACTTCCGCGAGCTGGCCGCCGCAGGCACCGTGCTGTTCTTCCTGGGCAAGCAATACGGCTACTACATGGAGGTGCCCGAGCTGCGGCCTTACCTGCTGACCAACACCGCGGCCGTGTTCGCCCTGACGGCCGTCGTGTTGGTGTTGCCGCTCGGGCTCGACAGCATGCTGGTGGGCCTCACAGCGACGATGATCTGTTATGTGCTGCTCAACTTGCGCTACCGCCACCTGGTGGGCGGCGGGCAGGCGCCCGCCTGA
- a CDS encoding excalibur calcium-binding domain-containing protein has translation MLLVLLLAVVAAYGYREIKRGRFATHAPTAAPAADSVTSAQEKKDSRYACNGRTRCPQMHSCEEATFFSQHCPNTQMDGDGDGVPCEQQWCR, from the coding sequence ATGCTGCTCGTACTCTTACTCGCTGTCGTAGCGGCCTATGGCTATCGCGAAATCAAACGCGGCCGTTTCGCTACCCATGCGCCAACCGCAGCGCCGGCTGCGGATTCAGTCACGTCAGCCCAAGAAAAGAAGGATTCGCGCTACGCCTGCAATGGTCGAACGCGTTGTCCTCAGATGCATTCGTGCGAGGAAGCAACATTTTTTTCGCAACATTGCCCCAATACACAAATGGATGGGGACGGCGATGGTGTGCCTTGCGAGCAGCAGTGGTGTCGCTGA
- a CDS encoding Imm70 family immunity protein → MGNLYQGFLPSDESRAALDELHTIDRELTALPVSRVVWDIEKPHLPPSPHYTLGANAQNAAEFFVTINGQNLLRGGLIWSVESAVEFGHAVEIFTYGSLPELFRGKA, encoded by the coding sequence ATGGGCAACCTCTACCAAGGCTTCCTGCCGTCCGACGAATCTCGCGCCGCACTCGACGAGTTGCACACGATCGATCGGGAACTCACCGCCCTCCCGGTGTCTCGGGTTGTGTGGGATATCGAAAAGCCACATTTGCCGCCGAGTCCGCACTACACACTCGGAGCAAATGCGCAGAACGCCGCGGAGTTCTTCGTCACCATCAACGGGCAGAACCTTCTGCGGGGCGGTCTAATCTGGTCGGTAGAAAGTGCAGTCGAATTCGGCCACGCCGTCGAGATCTTTACCTATGGGTCGTTGCCTGAGTTGTTCCGGGGCAAGGCCTAA
- a CDS encoding DUF6869 domain-containing protein, translated as MEDSVEVETWADAYIELHSVEQEIDTDHPLWWATERTMHCLRRDFAEELWEFVLVVLGKAPNDRVLSCLAAGPLEDLIAYDGKYFIDRIELMARQNPAFKDLLGGVWRNQSPEEIWSRVEKCRGAAW; from the coding sequence ATGGAAGATTCCGTAGAGGTCGAAACCTGGGCAGACGCATACATCGAGCTGCACTCGGTGGAACAAGAGATCGACACTGATCACCCGCTTTGGTGGGCCACCGAAAGAACGATGCATTGTCTTCGTCGAGACTTCGCCGAGGAGCTGTGGGAGTTCGTACTTGTGGTGCTGGGCAAGGCGCCGAACGACCGGGTTCTTTCGTGCCTCGCTGCAGGCCCACTGGAAGATCTCATCGCATACGATGGGAAATACTTCATCGATCGCATCGAGCTCATGGCCCGCCAGAATCCCGCGTTTAAGGATCTGCTCGGTGGCGTCTGGCGAAATCAATCGCCGGAGGAAATTTGGAGTCGGGTAGAAAAGTGCCGGGGTGCCGCGTGGTAG